One genomic window of Numida meleagris isolate 19003 breed g44 Domestic line chromosome 1, NumMel1.0, whole genome shotgun sequence includes the following:
- the POU1F1 gene encoding pituitary-specific positive transcription factor 1 isoform X4 produces the protein MTCQAFASSDNFVPLNSDSSPSLPLIMHHSAAECLPVSNHATNVVSTGLHYSVPSCHYGNQPSTYGVMAGIKPATPEMLSASLSQSRILQTCSMPHPNVVNGVSTLQSNLTPCLYKFPEHALSASSCALGHSFTPMHQTLLSDDPTAADFKQEFRRKSKSVEEPVDMDSPEIRELEKFANEFKLRRIKLGYTQTNVGEALAAVHGSEFSQTTICRFENLQLSFKNACKLKSILSKWLEEAEQVGALYNEKVGVNERKRKRRTTISIAAKEALERHFGEQSKPSSQEIMRMAEGLNLEKEVVRVWFCNRRQREKRVKTSLHQNAFSSIIKEHHECR, from the exons ATGACTTGCCAAGCGTTTGCTTCATCTGACAATTTTGTACCCTTGAATTCTGactcttctccctccctgcctctgaTAATGCATCACAGCGCAGCAGAGTGCCTGCCCGTTTCTAACCATGCGACCAATGTTGTCTCCACag GACTTCACTACTCTGTGCCCTCCTGTCACTATGGAAATCAACCCTCTACCTATGGAGTGATGGCAG gCATCAAGCCTGCAACTCCAGAGATGCTATCAGCAAGTCTCTCCCAGAGTCGCATCTTACAGACATGCAGCATGCCACATCCCAATGTAGTAAATGGTGTCAGCACATTGCAAAGCAA CCTGACCCCTTGCCTTTATAAGTTCCCTGAGCATGCCCTCAGCGCCAGCTCCTGTGCCCTGGGCCACAGCTTCACACCCATGCACCAGACCCTCCTCAGTGATGATCCTACGGCTGCAGACTTCAAGCAGGAATTCCGCAGGAAAAGCAAGTCTGTGGAAGAGCCTGTCGACATGGATTCCCCTGAAATCAGGGAACTGGAGAAATTCGCTAATGAATTCAAACTGCGGAGAATTAAGCTGG GTTATACACAAACCAATGTTGGCGAAGCACTGGCTGCTGTGCATGGCTCCGAATTCAGTCAAACTACCATTTGCCGCTTTGAGAACTTGCAGCTGAGCTTTAAGAACGCATGCAAACTGAAATCAATACTGTCCAAGTGGCTGGAAGAAGCAGAACAAGTGGGAG cttTATACAATGAAAAAGTTGGAGTGAATGAGCGGAAGAGGAAGCGCAGAACCACCATAAG TATTGCTGCCAAAGAAGCCCTGGAGAGGCACTTTGGAGAACAAAGCAAGCCTTCTTCTCAGGAAATCATGAGGATGGCTGAGGGGCTCAATCTTGAGAAAGAAGTCGTGAGAGTTTGGTTTTGCAAcagaagacaaagggaaaaaagagtgaAGACAAGTCTGCATCAGAATGCCTTTAGCTCTATTATCAAGGAGCACCACGAGTGCCGGTAA
- the POU1F1 gene encoding pituitary-specific positive transcription factor 1 isoform X3: MTCQAFASSDNFVPLNSDSSPSLPLIMHHSAAECLPVSNHATNVVSTGLHYSVPSCHYGNQPSTYGVMAGIKPATPEMLSASLSQSRILQTCSMPHPNVVNGVSTLQSKSFSFSCSLTPCLYKFPEHALSASSCALGHSFTPMHQTLLSDDPTAADFKQEFRRKSKSVEEPVDMDSPEIRELEKFANEFKLRRIKLGYTQTNVGEALAAVHGSEFSQTTICRFENLQLSFKNACKLKSILSKWLEEAEQVGALYNEKVGVNERKRKRRTTISIAAKEALERHFGEQSKPSSQEIMRMAEGLNLEKEVVRVWFCNRRQREKRVKTSLHQNAFSSIIKEHHECR; the protein is encoded by the exons ATGACTTGCCAAGCGTTTGCTTCATCTGACAATTTTGTACCCTTGAATTCTGactcttctccctccctgcctctgaTAATGCATCACAGCGCAGCAGAGTGCCTGCCCGTTTCTAACCATGCGACCAATGTTGTCTCCACag GACTTCACTACTCTGTGCCCTCCTGTCACTATGGAAATCAACCCTCTACCTATGGAGTGATGGCAG gCATCAAGCCTGCAACTCCAGAGATGCTATCAGCAAGTCTCTCCCAGAGTCGCATCTTACAGACATGCAGCATGCCACATCCCAATGTAGTAAATGGTGTCAGCACATTGCAAAGCAAgtctttttctt TTTCTT GTAGCCTGACCCCTTGCCTTTATAAGTTCCCTGAGCATGCCCTCAGCGCCAGCTCCTGTGCCCTGGGCCACAGCTTCACACCCATGCACCAGACCCTCCTCAGTGATGATCCTACGGCTGCAGACTTCAAGCAGGAATTCCGCAGGAAAAGCAAGTCTGTGGAAGAGCCTGTCGACATGGATTCCCCTGAAATCAGGGAACTGGAGAAATTCGCTAATGAATTCAAACTGCGGAGAATTAAGCTGG GTTATACACAAACCAATGTTGGCGAAGCACTGGCTGCTGTGCATGGCTCCGAATTCAGTCAAACTACCATTTGCCGCTTTGAGAACTTGCAGCTGAGCTTTAAGAACGCATGCAAACTGAAATCAATACTGTCCAAGTGGCTGGAAGAAGCAGAACAAGTGGGAG cttTATACAATGAAAAAGTTGGAGTGAATGAGCGGAAGAGGAAGCGCAGAACCACCATAAG TATTGCTGCCAAAGAAGCCCTGGAGAGGCACTTTGGAGAACAAAGCAAGCCTTCTTCTCAGGAAATCATGAGGATGGCTGAGGGGCTCAATCTTGAGAAAGAAGTCGTGAGAGTTTGGTTTTGCAAcagaagacaaagggaaaaaagagtgaAGACAAGTCTGCATCAGAATGCCTTTAGCTCTATTATCAAGGAGCACCACGAGTGCCGGTAA
- the POU1F1 gene encoding pituitary-specific positive transcription factor 1 isoform X5, which translates to MTCQAFASSDNFVPLNSDSSPSLPLIMHHSAAECLPVSNHATNVCLYRRLHYSVPSCHYGNQPSTYGVMAGIKPATPEMLSASLSQSRILQTCSMPHPNVVNGVSTLQSNLTPCLYKFPEHALSASSCALGHSFTPMHQTLLSDDPTAADFKQEFRRKSKSVEEPVDMDSPEIRELEKFANEFKLRRIKLGYTQTNVGEALAAVHGSEFSQTTICRFENLQLSFKNACKLKSILSKWLEEAEQVGALYNEKVGVNERKRKRRTTISIAAKEALERHFGEQSKPSSQEIMRMAEGLNLEKEVVRVWFCNRRQREKRVKTSLHQNAFSSIIKEHHECR; encoded by the exons ATGACTTGCCAAGCGTTTGCTTCATCTGACAATTTTGTACCCTTGAATTCTGactcttctccctccctgcctctgaTAATGCATCACAGCGCAGCAGAGTGCCTGCCCGTTTCTAACCATGCGACCAATGTT tgTTTG TACAGAA GACTTCACTACTCTGTGCCCTCCTGTCACTATGGAAATCAACCCTCTACCTATGGAGTGATGGCAG gCATCAAGCCTGCAACTCCAGAGATGCTATCAGCAAGTCTCTCCCAGAGTCGCATCTTACAGACATGCAGCATGCCACATCCCAATGTAGTAAATGGTGTCAGCACATTGCAAAGCAA CCTGACCCCTTGCCTTTATAAGTTCCCTGAGCATGCCCTCAGCGCCAGCTCCTGTGCCCTGGGCCACAGCTTCACACCCATGCACCAGACCCTCCTCAGTGATGATCCTACGGCTGCAGACTTCAAGCAGGAATTCCGCAGGAAAAGCAAGTCTGTGGAAGAGCCTGTCGACATGGATTCCCCTGAAATCAGGGAACTGGAGAAATTCGCTAATGAATTCAAACTGCGGAGAATTAAGCTGG GTTATACACAAACCAATGTTGGCGAAGCACTGGCTGCTGTGCATGGCTCCGAATTCAGTCAAACTACCATTTGCCGCTTTGAGAACTTGCAGCTGAGCTTTAAGAACGCATGCAAACTGAAATCAATACTGTCCAAGTGGCTGGAAGAAGCAGAACAAGTGGGAG cttTATACAATGAAAAAGTTGGAGTGAATGAGCGGAAGAGGAAGCGCAGAACCACCATAAG TATTGCTGCCAAAGAAGCCCTGGAGAGGCACTTTGGAGAACAAAGCAAGCCTTCTTCTCAGGAAATCATGAGGATGGCTGAGGGGCTCAATCTTGAGAAAGAAGTCGTGAGAGTTTGGTTTTGCAAcagaagacaaagggaaaaaagagtgaAGACAAGTCTGCATCAGAATGCCTTTAGCTCTATTATCAAGGAGCACCACGAGTGCCGGTAA
- the POU1F1 gene encoding pituitary-specific positive transcription factor 1 isoform X2, with amino-acid sequence MTCQAFASSDNFVPLNSDSSPSLPLIMHHSAAECLPVSNHATNVVSTVPSVLSLIQTPECSHLHFAMMTSGNASAGLHYSVPSCHYGNQPSTYGVMAGIKPATPEMLSASLSQSRILQTCSMPHPNVVNGVSTLQSNLTPCLYKFPEHALSASSCALGHSFTPMHQTLLSDDPTAADFKQEFRRKSKSVEEPVDMDSPEIRELEKFANEFKLRRIKLGYTQTNVGEALAAVHGSEFSQTTICRFENLQLSFKNACKLKSILSKWLEEAEQVGALYNEKVGVNERKRKRRTTISIAAKEALERHFGEQSKPSSQEIMRMAEGLNLEKEVVRVWFCNRRQREKRVKTSLHQNAFSSIIKEHHECR; translated from the exons ATGACTTGCCAAGCGTTTGCTTCATCTGACAATTTTGTACCCTTGAATTCTGactcttctccctccctgcctctgaTAATGCATCACAGCGCAGCAGAGTGCCTGCCCGTTTCTAACCATGCGACCAATGTTGTCTCCACag TCCCGTCTGTTTTGTCTTTGATCCAAACTCCTGAATGTTCCCATCTCCATTTTGCCATGATGACTTCGGGAAACGCGTCAGCAGGACTTCACTACTCTGTGCCCTCCTGTCACTATGGAAATCAACCCTCTACCTATGGAGTGATGGCAG gCATCAAGCCTGCAACTCCAGAGATGCTATCAGCAAGTCTCTCCCAGAGTCGCATCTTACAGACATGCAGCATGCCACATCCCAATGTAGTAAATGGTGTCAGCACATTGCAAAGCAA CCTGACCCCTTGCCTTTATAAGTTCCCTGAGCATGCCCTCAGCGCCAGCTCCTGTGCCCTGGGCCACAGCTTCACACCCATGCACCAGACCCTCCTCAGTGATGATCCTACGGCTGCAGACTTCAAGCAGGAATTCCGCAGGAAAAGCAAGTCTGTGGAAGAGCCTGTCGACATGGATTCCCCTGAAATCAGGGAACTGGAGAAATTCGCTAATGAATTCAAACTGCGGAGAATTAAGCTGG GTTATACACAAACCAATGTTGGCGAAGCACTGGCTGCTGTGCATGGCTCCGAATTCAGTCAAACTACCATTTGCCGCTTTGAGAACTTGCAGCTGAGCTTTAAGAACGCATGCAAACTGAAATCAATACTGTCCAAGTGGCTGGAAGAAGCAGAACAAGTGGGAG cttTATACAATGAAAAAGTTGGAGTGAATGAGCGGAAGAGGAAGCGCAGAACCACCATAAG TATTGCTGCCAAAGAAGCCCTGGAGAGGCACTTTGGAGAACAAAGCAAGCCTTCTTCTCAGGAAATCATGAGGATGGCTGAGGGGCTCAATCTTGAGAAAGAAGTCGTGAGAGTTTGGTTTTGCAAcagaagacaaagggaaaaaagagtgaAGACAAGTCTGCATCAGAATGCCTTTAGCTCTATTATCAAGGAGCACCACGAGTGCCGGTAA
- the POU1F1 gene encoding pituitary-specific positive transcription factor 1 isoform X1: MTCQAFASSDNFVPLNSDSSPSLPLIMHHSAAECLPVSNHATNVVSTVPSVLSLIQTPECSHLHFAMMTSGNASAGLHYSVPSCHYGNQPSTYGVMAGIKPATPEMLSASLSQSRILQTCSMPHPNVVNGVSTLQSKSFSFSCSLTPCLYKFPEHALSASSCALGHSFTPMHQTLLSDDPTAADFKQEFRRKSKSVEEPVDMDSPEIRELEKFANEFKLRRIKLGYTQTNVGEALAAVHGSEFSQTTICRFENLQLSFKNACKLKSILSKWLEEAEQVGALYNEKVGVNERKRKRRTTISIAAKEALERHFGEQSKPSSQEIMRMAEGLNLEKEVVRVWFCNRRQREKRVKTSLHQNAFSSIIKEHHECR; encoded by the exons ATGACTTGCCAAGCGTTTGCTTCATCTGACAATTTTGTACCCTTGAATTCTGactcttctccctccctgcctctgaTAATGCATCACAGCGCAGCAGAGTGCCTGCCCGTTTCTAACCATGCGACCAATGTTGTCTCCACag TCCCGTCTGTTTTGTCTTTGATCCAAACTCCTGAATGTTCCCATCTCCATTTTGCCATGATGACTTCGGGAAACGCGTCAGCAGGACTTCACTACTCTGTGCCCTCCTGTCACTATGGAAATCAACCCTCTACCTATGGAGTGATGGCAG gCATCAAGCCTGCAACTCCAGAGATGCTATCAGCAAGTCTCTCCCAGAGTCGCATCTTACAGACATGCAGCATGCCACATCCCAATGTAGTAAATGGTGTCAGCACATTGCAAAGCAAgtctttttctt TTTCTT GTAGCCTGACCCCTTGCCTTTATAAGTTCCCTGAGCATGCCCTCAGCGCCAGCTCCTGTGCCCTGGGCCACAGCTTCACACCCATGCACCAGACCCTCCTCAGTGATGATCCTACGGCTGCAGACTTCAAGCAGGAATTCCGCAGGAAAAGCAAGTCTGTGGAAGAGCCTGTCGACATGGATTCCCCTGAAATCAGGGAACTGGAGAAATTCGCTAATGAATTCAAACTGCGGAGAATTAAGCTGG GTTATACACAAACCAATGTTGGCGAAGCACTGGCTGCTGTGCATGGCTCCGAATTCAGTCAAACTACCATTTGCCGCTTTGAGAACTTGCAGCTGAGCTTTAAGAACGCATGCAAACTGAAATCAATACTGTCCAAGTGGCTGGAAGAAGCAGAACAAGTGGGAG cttTATACAATGAAAAAGTTGGAGTGAATGAGCGGAAGAGGAAGCGCAGAACCACCATAAG TATTGCTGCCAAAGAAGCCCTGGAGAGGCACTTTGGAGAACAAAGCAAGCCTTCTTCTCAGGAAATCATGAGGATGGCTGAGGGGCTCAATCTTGAGAAAGAAGTCGTGAGAGTTTGGTTTTGCAAcagaagacaaagggaaaaaagagtgaAGACAAGTCTGCATCAGAATGCCTTTAGCTCTATTATCAAGGAGCACCACGAGTGCCGGTAA
- the CHMP2B gene encoding charged multivesicular body protein 2b codes for MASLFKKKTVDDIIKEQNRELRGTQRTITRDRAALEKQEKQLELEIKKMAKTGNKEACKVLAKQLVQLRKQKNRTYAVSSKVTSMSTQTKVMNSQMKMAGAMSTTAKTMQAVNKKMDPQKTLQTMQNFQKENMKMEMTEEMINDTLDDIFDASDEEEESQDIVNQVLDEIGIEISGKMAKAPSAARGLPSASTSKAATISDEEIERQLKALGVD; via the exons atggcttcgCTCTTTAAGAAGAAGACTGTGGACG atatAATAAAGGAGCAAAACCGAGAGTTAAGAGGTACGCAGAGGACTATAACCAGAGACAGAGCAGCacttgaaaaacaggaaaaacagctg gaattgGAGATCAAGAAAATGGCTAAGACTGGTAATAAGGAAGCCTGCAAAGTGCTAGCAAAACAGCTTGTACAACTGCGGAAACAGAAAAACCGAACATATGCTGTTAGCTCCAAAGTCACTTCTATGTCAACTCAAACAAAGGTCATGAACTCTCAGATGAAGATGGCTGGAGCTATGTCAACTACGGCAAAA ACAATGCAAGCAGTTAATAAGAAAATGGATCCACAAAAGACACTTCAAACTATGCAGaatttccagaaggaaaatatgaagATGGAAATGACTGAAGAAATGA tTAACGATACTTTAGATGATATTTTTGATGCTTctgatgaagaggaagaaagccaGGATATTGTTAACCAAGTGCTTGATGAGATAGGAATTGAAATCTCTGGAAAG ATGGCCAAAGCTCCATCTGCTGCCAGAGGTTTACCATCTGCATCAACATCAAAAGCTGCTACCATATCAGATGAAGAGATTGAACGGCAGCTCAAAGCTTTGGGAGTTGATTAG